From the genome of Brevundimonas sp. NIBR11:
ATCCAGCCCCACGTCGACCCCTCGACGTCCGAGACCGTGGCCTCCGAGGTTCAGGGTGAGGGCGCGCGCGCCCTGACCAGCCACGTCGAGATCAAGCGGGTGGTCGTTCTGGTCAACCCCCTGTCGGGATCCGTCGGACCGCGTGCGGCCGCCGAGGTCGAGCGCATCATGGCCGACTATCCCTGCGAGGCGGAGGTGGTCGAGCTGGTCGGCGACACGATGAACGCCCAGATCGACGCCGCCCTGGCGTCCGAGCCCGACGTGCTGTTCGTCCTGGCAGGGGACGGCACGGCGAGGGCGGCGGCGTCCAAGGCCGGGCCCAAGGGTCCTCTGGTCGCGCCGCTGCCGGGCGGCACGATGAACATGCTGCCCAAGGCTCTCTACGGCACGACCGACTGGAAGGCCGCCCTGCGCGACGCCCTCGAGAACGGCGCCCCACATTGCGTCTCGGGCGGCAAGGTGGAGGGCGAGGCCTTCTACTGCGCCGGCATATTCGGCTCGCCCGCACTGTGGGCCCCGGCGCGCGAGGCGGTGCGCGAGGGCAAGCTGAACCTGGCCTGGACCTACGGCCGCCGAGCGCTCCGCCGCGCCTTCTCGGGCAAGATCCGCGTCGAACTGGATCTGGGCAAGGCGCGCCGCAGCGAGGCCCTGGCCCTGATCAGCCCGATGATCTCGCGCGCCCTGGACGAACCGGTCGGGCTGGAGGCGGCGGCCATGAATCCCGCCGACGCGGCCGAGGCTTTCCGCTTGGCGGCCAATGCGGTGTTCAGCGACTGGCGTCAGGACCCTTCGGTGGTGACCCAAGCCGCGCGGCTGATCCGCATCCGGGGCCGGTCGCGCATTCCGGCCGTGCTGGACGGGGAGCCGACCCTCCTGCCCAACGACGTCACCGTGGTCTTCATCGCCAAGGCTTTCCAGGCCCTGGTCCCCGAGCCGCCCGCGGCCGAGGACAGCGTTTGATGGGGCGCGTCCTCCAGTTCTCGGACATCCATTTCGGGGTCGAGCATCGGCGTGCGTGCGCCGCCGCCCTCGAGTGGGCGCACGAGAGCCCCTCCGACCTCATCCTGATCACCGGAGACATCACCCAGAAGGGCTATCCGGACGAGTTCGCCGCCGCCGGCGCCTGGATCAAGGCCATGCCGACACCACGCTTCGTCATCGTCGGCAATCACGACGTGCCCTACTGGGACGTGGCGGCGCGGCTGTTTCATCCCTGGCGGGCCTTCGAGGCGGCGACAGGCCATCCGGCCCACGACGGGGAGTTCATCTCCGATACGGTCATGGTGCGGGGCGTGGTCACCGCGCGCGGATGGCAGGCCCGGCCCAACTGGTCCAAGGGCGTCATCGACCTGGATCAGACTCGCCGAGCGGCCGAGGCCTTGAGGCAGGCGCCGGTGGGCGCGCTGAGAATCCTCGCCTGCCATCACCCGCTGATCGAGATGATCGGCACGCCGATGACCGGCGACGTGAAGCGCGGCGACGCTGCGGCCCAAATCTTCGCCGAGGCCGGGGTCGACCTGATCACCACGGGCCATGTCCATGTGCCCTTCGCCCTGCCGATCGACCTGTCGGACCGCTGCTCCTACGCCATCGGCTGCGGGACCCTGTCGCACCGGGAGCGGGGCACGCCGCCCAGTTTCAACGAGATCGTCTGGGACAAGCACCAGATCACCATCAACGCCATCGCCTGGACCGGCTCGCAGTTCGAATGCAGCCAGTCCTGGAAGATGCCGCGTCGTCAGGACACCCGACACCCCGAGACCGCGCCCGACCCAGCGGCGCCCGGTGAGAAAGAGGCGGCGGCGGTCTGATGCGGGCGACGGTGATCTGTCTGGCGACGGTCATCGGCCTGGTCGGAGCGAGCGCGCCGGCGAGGGGTCAGACCGCTCCTCCGACCGAAGCTCGCGAACCTCATCTGCAGGGGCTGACCGCCGAAGAGGCTGCGGTCCTGATCGGCAAGTTGCAGGACGCGCAGGAGAAGCTCCGGCGCGGCGAAGCGATGTATTTCGAACTAATGTCCGGCGCTCCGGCCTCCTACCCCCAGACGACGATGTCGCCGCGCGAGGCGTTCCTCGCCGCCGACTTCAGCCATCCGTTTCAGATCACTCGACCGCGGATCGACAATCCCCTCTGGAAACCGCACCAGCTCATTCTCGCGCCCGACGGGCCGGGCAACCTCCTTGCCGATGTCGAGGTGGTGCTGGGCTTCTATGGCGACCTCGATCGGGTGAAGATCTACTATCGGCCGCCCCACCCGTTCTGACCGCCGGCCAGCGCCCGCAACGCGACCGTGACGGCGGAAACGGCTTTGGATCGGAATGGGAGGTCACGTCGCGTCGGTCGGCAGGGAGACCTCTGACAAAAAACCGCGACCCGAGGGCCGCGGCTGTTGTCTTCGTCAGCCGGACTGGCCGGCTATATTCGCGTTCCACGACCCCGCAGTCCGCCCGCGACCAACGAGATGACGAACAGGATGATGGCGATGACCGCCACGAACTTGGCGATTTCGAACGAGAAGTTGGCGATCCCGCCGAAGCCGAGAACCGCGGCGACCAGGGCGACAACCAGGAAGATGATGGCCCAGCGAAGCATGTCGCTCCTCCGTGCTAGGGGTTGATGACAGGCGCCGCCCAGCTTCGACGCCGCCTGTCCGATCAACGCCTTGCGGGTGTCGCCGTTCCGCTTATCGGCGATATCCCCGGCGGTGCGGCTTCTCGGTGAAGGCTGCCGCGACCATGGTGGCCAGCGCCGGGTTGCGCAGGAAGATCCAGCCGCCGGCGAGCGCCGCCACCGTGCCGAGGATCGGACGCGACCGGAACAGGGCGAAGGCGCGCTGCCCCAAGCCCAGGTCTTCGTCGGCGTAGTCGTCCTCGTCGTCGTGATGTCCGCCCGAGGCGTTCAGGAAGACAACGGCCACGATCACGGCCGCCAGGGCGAAGACGCCGGCCGTGATGGCGGCGGCGCCCAAAGGCGGCAGGACGAGCGCCAGAGAAAAGTATAGGGTCGCGCCGAGGGCGACGACGACGACGAAGGATGAGGCGGCGACCACGAAGGCCGCCGTCAGCTTCTTGACCAGCCCCTTGCCGATCATCAGCGGCGACGGCCCGCGAGCAGCAGGCCGAGGACCACGCCGACGCCGAGCGCGATGGCGGTCGACTGGACAGGGCGCTCCTGAACGCGTTCCGTGATGTAGCGCTGGGCTTCATCGAAACGCTCCGAGGCGTCGTCGTAATATTCGCGACCACGCACGCGGGCCTGGTCGTAGTAGCCGCGGGCCTGTTCGCGCAGTTCGTCGGCTCGCTCGCGGACGCGGGCGTCGGCCTCGGCGGCCTTTTCGCGCAGCCGGGCCTCGGTCTCGGTCGCCTTGGCCTTCAGGCGCGCGGTTTCCTCGCGCGCACCGACCTTGAGGTCCTCCTTGAGGGTCTTGAGGTCGTTCTTGATGTCTTCACGAGCCTTCGAGGTCGCCATGATGCCGCGCTCCGTTTTTTTTCAGCTTGGCCGTTGATACAGGCCTCGTGCGGTCAACGCCAGATTACGGCGCCGGTTCCTTCGCTGATGCAGCAAGGTAGGGCTTAGGTCGTTAGGGCTTAGGGCTTAGACGTTGGAGCGCATGGATCGCTTCTAAGCCCTACTCACTAAGCCCTAAGCCCTCTAAACCTCACCCATGACTTCCTACCTCTTCGCCCCCGCCCCGACCCCGTCCCTGCCGATCGTCGGCGATGCGCGCCGGTTTCCCGTCCGGCGCATCCTGTGCGT
Proteins encoded in this window:
- a CDS encoding diacylglycerol kinase family protein, whose protein sequence is MTETIQPHVDPSTSETVASEVQGEGARALTSHVEIKRVVVLVNPLSGSVGPRAAAEVERIMADYPCEAEVVELVGDTMNAQIDAALASEPDVLFVLAGDGTARAAASKAGPKGPLVAPLPGGTMNMLPKALYGTTDWKAALRDALENGAPHCVSGGKVEGEAFYCAGIFGSPALWAPAREAVREGKLNLAWTYGRRALRRAFSGKIRVELDLGKARRSEALALISPMISRALDEPVGLEAAAMNPADAAEAFRLAANAVFSDWRQDPSVVTQAARLIRIRGRSRIPAVLDGEPTLLPNDVTVVFIAKAFQALVPEPPAAEDSV
- a CDS encoding metallophosphoesterase, encoding MGRVLQFSDIHFGVEHRRACAAALEWAHESPSDLILITGDITQKGYPDEFAAAGAWIKAMPTPRFVIVGNHDVPYWDVAARLFHPWRAFEAATGHPAHDGEFISDTVMVRGVVTARGWQARPNWSKGVIDLDQTRRAAEALRQAPVGALRILACHHPLIEMIGTPMTGDVKRGDAAAQIFAEAGVDLITTGHVHVPFALPIDLSDRCSYAIGCGTLSHRERGTPPSFNEIVWDKHQITINAIAWTGSQFECSQSWKMPRRQDTRHPETAPDPAAPGEKEAAAV
- a CDS encoding DUF883 domain-containing protein, yielding MATSKAREDIKNDLKTLKEDLKVGAREETARLKAKATETEARLREKAAEADARVRERADELREQARGYYDQARVRGREYYDDASERFDEAQRYITERVQERPVQSTAIALGVGVVLGLLLAGRRR
- a CDS encoding DUF1328 domain-containing protein — its product is MLRWAIIFLVVALVAAVLGFGGIANFSFEIAKFVAVIAIILFVISLVAGGLRGRGTRI